A window of the Lactuca sativa cultivar Salinas chromosome 5, Lsat_Salinas_v11, whole genome shotgun sequence genome harbors these coding sequences:
- the LOC111878779 gene encoding MLO-like protein 1 produces MAGGLEGTSFEFTPTWVVAALCTVIVGISIAVERLLHYTGEKLKKADQKPLFEALQKIKEELMLLGFISLLLTVFQSKIIKICVNKSIVDHLLPCSLSERDKLQGTSHLRHLLAEETTAMGYCALKEKVPLLSLEALHHLHIFIFILAVVHVTFSVITVIFGEVKMREWERWEESITEDDFDTLQVLQRKVSFVEEADDFFKNRFLGIGGSSAIRGWLHSFFKQFYWSVTKSDYVALRLGFITNHCKGVPKFNFHKYMIRALEDDFKEALGISWYLWLFVVIFLLMNINGWHTYFWIAFAPFILLLAVGTKLEHIIIQLAYEVSEKHIAEEGHKVLIEPKDDHFWFNQPRILLFLMHFILFQNSFEIAFLFWIWLQFGFDSCIMGKLCYIIPRLIIGVFIQVLCSYSTLPLYALLTQMGTNFKSAIFAEHIKPLLMGWAKDAKKRVAHSGGISGSSSAVELKASVDHAC; encoded by the exons ATGGCGGGTGGTTTAGAAGGGACCTCGTTTGAGTTCACACCCACATGGGTTGTCGCCGCCCTTTGTACGGTCATCGTTGGGATTTCCATCGCTGTCGAACGTCTACTCCATTACACCGGCGAG AAACTGAAGAAGGCAGATCAAAAGCCCCTTTTTGAAGCCCTGCAAAAGATCAAAGAAG AGTTGATGCTGTTGGGGTTTATTTCGCTTCTGTTAACCGTGTTCCAGTCTAAAATCATCAAGATTTGTGTGAACAAGAGTATAGTCGACCATCTTCTCCCATGCTCGTTGAGTGAAAGAGACAAGTTACAGGGTACATCTCATCTTCGTCATCTGCTTGCTGAAGAAACAACAGCCATGGGCTATTGTGCTCTAAAG GAAAAGGTCCCGCTACTATCTCTTGAGGCGTTGCATCATCTACACATCTTCATTTTTATTCTTGCGGTTGTTCACGTGACCTTTTCTGTCATCACCGTTATATTTGGAGAGGTGAAG ATGCGAGAATGGGAGCGTTGGGAAGAATCTATCACAGAAGATGATTTTGATACCCTACAAG TTTTGCAGCGGAAAGTGAGCTTTGTTGAAGAGGCTGATGATTTCTTCAAGAACAGATTCTTGGGTATTGGAGGAAGCTCAGCCATCCGAGGCTGGCTG CATTCTTTCTTCAAGCAATTTTACTGGTCTGTGACCAAGTCAGATTATGTGGCACTGCGTTTGGGATTTATTACA AATCATTGCAAGGGGGTCCCGAAGTTCAATTTTCACAAGTACATGATACGCGCCCTGGAAGATGATTTTAAAGAAGCCCTTGGGATCAG CTGGTATCTGTGGTTATTCGTGGTCATATTCTTGTTGATGAACATTAATG GTTGGCATACATATTTTTGGATAGCTTTTGCCCCATTCATT CTTCTACTAGCTGTGGGAACGAAGCTGGAGCACATAATTATTCAGTTGGCTTATGAGGTGTCTGAGAAACATATAGCCGAAGAAGGCCACAAAGTGTTGATAGAACCCAAGGATGATCACTTTTGGTTTAACCAGCCAAGAATCCTTCTTTTCTTAATGCATTTCATCCTCTTTCAAAATTCCTTTGAGATTGCATTCCTCTTCTGGATATGG CTTCAATTTGGCTTTGACTCTTGCATCATGGGGAAACTGTGCTACATTATCCCGCGACTCATCATTGG GGTATTCATTCAGGTTTTGTGCAGTTATAGCACTCTACCACTTTATGCTCTACTGACACAG ATGGGAACTAATTTCAAGTCAGCAATATTTGCGGAGCATATAAAACCACTACTCATGGGTTGGGCTAAAGATGCCAAGAAAAGGGTGGCACATAGCGGGGGAATCAGTGGCTCATCTTCAGCTGTTGAGCTCAAAGCTTCAGTTGATCATGCCTGTTAG